The sequence ATGTGAAGTCCGAATCAAATTTTCATCAGGCTACGGAAGTTGCAAATAATCAGAGCGCAAAATCCCTTGAGCTGAGAGCAATATTGAGCTTGAGCCGTCTGTGGCAAAAACAAGGCAAGAAAGAACAGGCTCGAAATATGCTTTCCGAAATTTATAGATGGTTCACGGAGGGATTTGACACCAGAGACTTGAAAGAGCCCATGGCCCAATTAGAAGAGCTGTCTAGTTAGTCGGGAGTCAAGAGGCGAGAGTGTGAAGATACAAAAGTTAGAAGACATCATTGCTTGAAAGTATTCTCGGCTATAGCCCCCGCATAGATGTTGCAATTTCTCTTCAATACACGTATACTATACGTACTCACCGCCATTTTAGGAGTTTAAAATGCAAAAAAAACTAACCATTACCATCGATGAAAAGGTGTATAAAGGGTTACATAAAGTGATTGGCCATAGGAAAATCAGTCAATTTATCGAATCTCTAGTTCGCCCTCATGTCATCACTCAAGATTTAGAAAATGCTTACAGAGAAATGGCCCAAGACGAGAAACGAGAAGCTGAGGCTTTAGAGTGGTCTGAGGCCACAATCGGAGATATTAGCGATGAACCG comes from Thermodesulfobacteriota bacterium and encodes:
- a CDS encoding addiction module antitoxin yields the protein MQKKLTITIDEKVYKGLHKVIGHRKISQFIESLVRPHVITQDLENAYREMAQDEKREAEALEWSEATIGDISDEPR